The genomic window TTTTGGCGGAAAAATTTATATGCGAGTGAGTGTTGAAAATGGCAAATTAATTGGTGAAGTTGAGAATGTAGACTTCAGCATCTATGACAGAAAGAATAAAGAAGTGATTTATAAATGGAATTATATGACGGGAATACAGGAAAGTCGCTAGCACATTTTTCTGTTACATGGTGGGATGAATACATTCCCACCATGAGCAAACCTAAATACAGCTCGACTAAATTATAATTACGCTAATGCTTGTTTAACCATACTTAATAGTTTTCGCACATCATCAGGGCGTGTTTCGCCACTGTCTTTATCAATAATCGAGCTGTAAATATGCGGAATGATTTTCTTCACGCCAGCATCCAGTGCGATTTGTAATATTTGTGAAAAATTCTCTAGGTCAATGCCGCCCGTAGGCTCAAGAGAAAAATCAAATTTAGCACAGGCTTCTGCAACTGCTTTATATTCTTCAATATGTGCAAGGCCTTTCATATTAAAGAATTTAATCGAGCTTGCTCCCATATCTTTTAACATCATAATTGCCGTTTCAATAGGCACAATTCCATCAGGCGCTTGAGAGCTTAATGGACCCGTTGATATTTTAACCATACCAACAGTGCCGCTTGGTGAAACGAGTGCATTTACAA from Providencia sneebia DSM 19967 includes these protein-coding regions:
- the dagF gene encoding 2-dehydro-3-deoxy-phosphogluconate aldolase — encoded protein: MTLSPNFYHQRVCLNVLAGSHKNAKDIYEAAETYVVVGVLSKNYPDLDSAIADMRIYAQETHNALSVGLGAGDPNQSTMVSLISKELQPQHVNQVFTGAPISRALLGQNETFVNALVSPSGTVGMVKISTGPLSSQAPDGIVPIETAIMMLKDMGASSIKFFNMKGLAHIEEYKAVAEACAKFDFSLEPTGGIDLENFSQILQIALDAGVKKIIPHIYSSIIDKDSGETRPDDVRKLLSMVKQALA